A segment of the Serratia fonticola genome:
TTATTGCCATGCGCTGGAAACCGCCCGGGAAAAAGACGCAGGTCTGGCGGCGGCGCTGGAACTCTCAAGATTGATGGGATTGCGTTCACAGGAGGCGGTGCAGAGTACCCAGTCGCTTAAAACGTGGCAACAGGCGCTGGATCGCGGTGAGTCCCGGTTAACCGTGGTGTTCGGCACCAAAGGCGGACGGCCCCGCGAGACGGTGATCCTGGATACTGGTGCGGTCAGAAGGGCGCTGGATAACGCCATATCTGTCGCAGAAAGCCGTCACGGCAGGCTGATCGACAAGCCTGACCTGAAAAGAGCGATGAAGTATTGGCACGGTCAGGCGTCACGCATCGGGTTAACTGGCGCATATTCCCCGCATTCCCTGCGCTATGCGTGGGCGCAGGACGCGATCCGCCATTATCTGGCGCAGGGTTACAGTGAGAAAGAGGCGCTGGCGATGACGGCGATGAATTTAGGCCACGGCGACGGGCGTGGGCGGTATGTGGCGCAGGTTTACGGGCGGAAAGAGGACACTGATTGATAGCCATTGCCCAGAAAAAATTGGGTTATTCATCGGTTTTCGTACAAGATTATTTGGGGCAAATAATTTTGGGTAGTTTCCTATTAATCCTGGGTTATTCATCGGTTTTTGTACGTTTTCCTTTCAATAATGGCATTTCGAAAGGTGTGGCCGATTAGGGGCTGCCGGGCGTTTTCAGATGTCATCCAGCATCACTCTGGTACAGCATCATGCTCCTGCTGACAGCTGCGCCAGTAAAAGGAAAAAGGCCTGAAAGGGTAAGGGGCGAGTAAGGGTAACAGCGCCAGACCGGAAAAGGCCAAAGGGCTTAAAAG
Coding sequences within it:
- a CDS encoding integrase domain-containing protein — encoded protein: MGILEQEMKRLAQQAGGSHKTVHDRIKLAQRFCERLVLAQNVQIRRVEQLKARHIEGYISERLAQGITKRSLQNEMAAVRCILKQAGRDRLAQSERLNNRSLGLSGASRNGTRQAITLAHYCHALETAREKDAGLAAALELSRLMGLRSQEAVQSTQSLKTWQQALDRGESRLTVVFGTKGGRPRETVILDTGAVRRALDNAISVAESRHGRLIDKPDLKRAMKYWHGQASRIGLTGAYSPHSLRYAWAQDAIRHYLAQGYSEKEALAMTAMNLGHGDGRGRYVAQVYGRKEDTD